A genome region from Coffea arabica cultivar ET-39 chromosome 7e, Coffea Arabica ET-39 HiFi, whole genome shotgun sequence includes the following:
- the LOC113702043 gene encoding uncharacterized protein has protein sequence MAPKQKQMKPTPAAATPTIAIEDLFTSLDRHIQRSEFNQAIKVADQVLSVAPSDEDALRCKVVALIKNDKIDQALTTIQESAKKFPVDFSFLKAYCLYRQNKLEEALESLKGLEGSTETMLLESQILYRLGKVDACVDVYQKLLKSKIQSLEINVIAGLVSAGKANEVQGVMDSLRVKATSSFELAYNTACSLIERGKYKDAEQLLLSARRIGQETLMDENFADDEIENELAPIAVQLAYVQQMLGNTQDALVSYTDIIKRNLADESSLAVAINNLIALKGPKDVSDGLRKLDRLIEKGDGTQSYKLTHGLDLKLSTMQREALYTNRMLLLLHSNKLDQARELVTALPGMFPLSVMPVLLQAAMHVRENKAGKAEEILGQFAEKFPEKSKVILLARAQIAAAAGHPQVAAESLAKIADIQHMPATVATIVSLKERAGDIDGAEAVFDSSIRWWSNAMTEDNKLDIIMQEAAAFKLRHGRKEEAARLYEELVKSHGSVGALVGLIQTVAHADIEKAETYEKQLKPLPGLKAVDVDGLEKTSGAKPVESGPTAGIAEAYDAKTKEKTKKKRKRKPKYPKGFDPANPGPPPDPERWLPKRERSSYRPKRKDKRAAQIRGSQGAVAKETATNVNLKSTQTSSSKGSSQNANAEQSKPSSKSSRRKSRN, from the exons ATGGCTCCAAAGCAGAAGCAGATGAAGCCGACGCCGGCGGCGGCGACTCCGACAATCGCGATAGAGGATCTTTTCACATCTCTTGATCGCCACATCCAGCGGTCTGAGTTTAATCAAGCCATCAAAGTTGCAGATCAAG TGCTATCGGTTGCACCTAGTGACGAGGATGCTTTGCGATGTAAAGTTGTGGCGTTGATAAAAAATGATAAGATCGATCAAGCCTTGACGACAATTCAGGAATCTGCCAAGAAGTTTCCTGTGGATTTTAGCTTTTTAAAG GCATACTGCTTGTATAGGCAAAATAAGCTGGAGGAAGCATTGGAGTCCTTGAAAGGACTGGAAGGGAGTACTGAGACTATGCTGTTAGAATCTCAGATTTTATATCGTCTGGGGAAAGTTGATGCTTGTGTGGATGTTTATCAGAAGCTCCTTAAGTCCAAAATTCAGTCAttagaaataaatgttataGCGGGTTTGGTTTCTGCTGGTAAAGCTAATGAAGTGCAAGGAGTGATGGACTCACTCAGAGTTAAAGCAACTAGCAGTTTTGAGTTGGCATATAACACAGCTTGCTCATTGATTGAAAGAGGCAAGTATAAGGATGCAGAGCAACTCCTGTTATCAGCTAGAAG AATTGGGCAAGAAACTCTAATGGATGAGAACTTTGCTGATGATGAGATAGAAAATGAGTTAGCACCTATAGCTGTTCAATTAGCATATGTTCAGCAA ATGCTAGGAAACACACAAGACGCGCTTGTATCTTATACTGATATTATCAAAAGAAACCTGGCAGATGAATCATCGCTTGCTGTGGCAATAAACAATCTTATTGCTTTGAAGGGTCCTAAAGATGTGTCTGATGGACTGAGAAAACTTGATAGGCTAATTGAGAAAGGTGATGGAACACAAAGCTATAAGCTTACTCATGGACTTGACCTAAAGCTCTCAACAATGCAAAGAGAGGCATTATACACTAACCGTATGCTGCTACTGCTTCATTCTAATAAGTTGGATCAG GCTCGTGAACTAGTTACTGCGCTACCTGGCATGTTTCCTCTCAGTGTAATGCCTGTTCTTCTTCAAGCTGCTATGCATGTGAGAGAAAATAAGGCAGGCAAAGCTGAGGAAATACTGGGGCAGTTCGCAGAAAAGTTCCCTGAGAAGTCCAAGGTTATCCTGCTTGCAAGGGCACAGATTGCAGCTGCTGCGGGTCACCCCCAAGTTGCTGCTGAGTCTTTGGCAAAAATAGCTGATATCCAGCACATGCCTGCCACTGTGGCCACGATCGTGTCTCTCAAAGAACGAGCTGGAGATATTGATGGTGCTGAGGCAGTGTTTGATTCCTCAATTAGATGGTGGTCAAATGCCATGACTGAAGACAACAAGCTTGATATCATCATGCAAGAGGCTGCTGCTTTTAAGCTTAGGCATGGGAGGAAAGAAGAGGCAGCACGCCTCTACGAGGAATTGGTCAAAAGCCATGGGAGTGTGGGAGCTTTGGTTGGCTTAATCCAAACTGTTGCCCATGCTGATATTGAAAAAGCGGAAACTTATGAAAAGCAGCTTAAACCGCTACCTGGTTTGAAGGCAGTTGATGTGGATGGCTTAGAAAAAACTTCTGGAGCTAAGCCTGTTGAGAGCGGTCCCACTGCAGGTATAGCTGAAGCATATGATGCCAAAACCAAGGAGAAaacgaagaagaagaggaagagaaagcCGAAGTACCCAAAAGGTTTCGACCCGGCAAATCCAGGTCCTCCCCCAGATCCAGAAAGGTGGCTACCTAAGAGGGAAAGATCGAGTTACAGACCCAAAAGAAAGGACAAGCGAGCTGCTCAAATTCGAGGTTCTCAGGGTGCAGTGGCTAAGGAGACAGCCACAAATGTCAATTTGAAATCAACCCAAACTTCTAGTTCCAAAGGATCTTCACAGAATGCTAATGCTGAGCAATCTAAACCTTCGTCCAAGTCATCGAGGAGGAAGTCGCGTAACTAA
- the LOC113702167 gene encoding mitogen-activated protein kinase kinase kinase 20, translating into MLENKYGDGVAWKRGAMLGKGSFGSVYLATLKKPRSKYSCLPSVMAVKSAEVSVSGSIQKEREVLSNVKGCPNIIQCFGEETTTGVNGVMVFNLLLEYGSGGTLAEKIKKSGGKGLPEFEVRCYTRSILKGLNFIHEIGYVHCDLKPENILLVHNNAGGGRAGFRAKIGDFGLAKRVKQCKKRKLEPYWRGTPTYLSPEVVGDGVQEQPSDIWALGCIVLEMLTGKPLWDAKEEPNAEDILKRIKNELPQIPSELSKEAKDFLKGCFVKKAMYRLTAEMLLNHAFMEGLVDGDDDVEEIIEVEDINGIESILVVSETDDDEVICGYVSDEWSFASEDCSISYWSEGDEGEIEDEIVSQISEEQKLDLEQSNGVISSTEEAGLDHATEASLQIPLPIPPSTTQQYPVSFRIPAGV; encoded by the coding sequence ATGTTGGAGAACAAATATGGAGATGGGGTGGCATGGAAAAGAGGTGCAATGCTAGGGAAAGGAAGCTTTGGGTCTGTCTATTTAGCAACTTTGAAGAAGCCCAGATCAAAATATAGTTGTTTGCCATCGGTTATGGCTGTGAAATCAGCTGAGGTTTCTGTTTCAGGTTCAATTCAGAAAGAACGCGAAGTTTTGAGTAATGTCAAAGGTTGTCCTAACATAATTCAATGCTTTGGTGAAGAGACTACCACGGGGGTGAATGGTGTCATGGTTTTTAATTTGTTGCTCGAATATGGCTCAGGTGGAACCCTAGCCGAAAAGATCAAGAAATCAGGGGGCAAGGGATTGCCTGAATTTGAGGTAAGGTGTTATACTAGGTCTATCCTCAAAGGGTTGAATTTCATTCATGAGATTGGTTATGTTCATTGTGATTTGAAGCCTGAGAATATTTTGCTTGTGCACAACAATGCTGGAGGTGGGAGAGCTGGATTCAGGGCAAAGATAGGTGATTTTGGGTTGGCTAAGAGGGTTAAACAGTGTAAGAAGAGGAAATTAGAGCCTTACTGGAGGGGAACGCCTACCTATTTGTCACCTGAGGTTGTGGGAGATGGTGTACAAGAGCAACCTAGCGATATTTGGGCTCTCGGATGTATTGTCTTAGAGATGTTGACGGGAAAACCCCTATGGGATGCAAAAGAGGAGCCGAATGCTGAGGATATTCTGAAAAGGATCAAGAATGAATTGCCTCAGATTCCTAGTGAATTGTCTAAGGAGGCAAAGGATTTTCTGAAAGGCTGTTTTGTGAAGAAGGCCATGTATAGGTTGACAGCTGAGATGTTGCTGAATCATGCGTTTATGGAAGGATTGGTTGATGGTGATGATGATGTTGAAGAAATTATCGAGGTTGAAGATATTAATGGGATTGAGTCTATACTGGTAGTAtctgaaactgatgatgatgaggTCATTTGTGGCTATGTCTCTGATGAGTGGAGCTTTGCATCAGAAGATTGTTCAATATCTTATTGGTCTGAAGGAGATGAAGGGGAGATTGAGGATGAAATTGTATCTCAAATCAGTGAAGAGCAGAAACTGGATTTAGAACAAAGTAACGGCGTAATAAGCTCCACTGAAGAGGCTGGACTTGATCATGCTACTGAAGCATCATTGCAAATTCCCTTACCGATCCCGCCAAGCACTACACAGCAATATCCAGTTAGTTTTAGGATTCCTGCCGGAGTCTAG